One segment of Mycolicibacterium sp. YH-1 DNA contains the following:
- a CDS encoding aldehyde dehydrogenase family protein, with protein MTTLLSTDLDPRTVDFVSRPRPMFVDGQWVDALSGSRFETVDPATGQVITTVPRSGLEDVDRAVDAARRAFEAGPWPALTPAERQRIIWRIGEGIAARADQFAQLETIDNGKSVAIAKAVDVTWAAEIFAYYAGWATKIEGRTIPVSVPWAPGARFHAFTLREPVGVCAQIIPWNFPLVMAAFKVAPALACGNTIILKPAEQTPLTALLLAEVIAEAGVPDGVVNVLTGFGDVGAALSAHDGVDKVAFTGSTEVGKKIVNAASGNLKKVSLELGGKSPQVVFADADLDAAIPGVASGFLFNHGQACTAGTRLLVEDAIFDEFTQGVADFARSRKIGPGLDPTNDIGPLVSQEQLSKVTGYLDEGLGQGARALAGGGRHGDTGFYVQPTLLVDVDPDFSVYREEIFGPVAVAVPFTRQEGVRVAANDTPYGLAASVWTRDVSRAHDVASQIKAGTVWVNCHNAFDTALPFGGYKQSGWGRELGEGAIAEYTQTKSVNIAL; from the coding sequence ATGACCACTCTGCTGAGCACCGATCTGGACCCGCGAACGGTCGACTTCGTATCGCGTCCGCGGCCAATGTTCGTCGACGGCCAATGGGTCGACGCGCTGTCCGGCTCGCGGTTCGAGACCGTCGACCCGGCCACCGGGCAGGTCATCACGACCGTTCCGCGCAGCGGCCTAGAGGACGTCGATCGTGCCGTCGACGCGGCGAGGCGCGCGTTCGAGGCCGGGCCGTGGCCCGCGCTGACCCCGGCCGAACGACAGCGCATCATCTGGCGCATCGGCGAGGGGATCGCCGCACGCGCCGACCAGTTCGCGCAGTTGGAGACCATCGACAACGGCAAGTCGGTCGCCATCGCGAAAGCCGTCGACGTGACGTGGGCGGCCGAGATCTTCGCCTACTACGCCGGCTGGGCCACCAAGATCGAGGGCAGAACCATCCCGGTGTCGGTGCCATGGGCGCCGGGCGCGCGGTTCCACGCATTCACCCTGCGCGAGCCCGTCGGGGTCTGCGCTCAGATCATCCCCTGGAACTTTCCGCTGGTCATGGCGGCGTTCAAGGTGGCACCGGCGCTGGCCTGTGGCAACACCATCATCCTCAAGCCTGCAGAGCAGACCCCACTGACGGCGCTGCTGCTGGCCGAGGTGATCGCGGAGGCGGGCGTTCCGGACGGCGTGGTCAACGTGCTGACCGGCTTCGGCGACGTCGGGGCCGCCCTGTCGGCCCACGACGGTGTCGACAAGGTTGCCTTCACGGGGTCCACCGAGGTCGGCAAGAAGATCGTCAACGCGGCCTCGGGCAACCTCAAGAAGGTCTCGCTCGAACTCGGCGGCAAGAGCCCGCAGGTGGTGTTCGCCGACGCCGACCTCGACGCGGCGATCCCCGGTGTCGCGAGCGGCTTCCTGTTCAACCACGGCCAGGCCTGCACCGCGGGTACCCGACTACTGGTCGAGGACGCCATATTCGACGAGTTCACCCAAGGCGTCGCCGACTTCGCGCGCAGCCGCAAGATCGGTCCAGGGCTCGACCCCACCAATGACATCGGCCCGCTGGTGTCGCAGGAGCAACTGAGCAAGGTCACCGGCTACCTCGACGAAGGCCTCGGGCAGGGGGCCCGCGCGCTGGCCGGCGGTGGCCGCCATGGCGACACCGGGTTCTACGTGCAACCGACCCTGCTGGTCGACGTGGACCCCGACTTCAGCGTGTACCGCGAGGAGATCTTCGGACCGGTGGCGGTCGCGGTGCCGTTCACCCGGCAGGAGGGCGTCCGCGTCGCCGCCAACGACACCCCGTACGGGCTGGCGGCCAGCGTCTGGACCCGCGATGTGTCGAGGGCCCACGACGTCGCGAGCCAGATCAAGGCGGGCACGGTGTGGGTCAACTGCCACAACGCGTTCGACACCGCGCTGCCGTTCGGCGGCTACAAACAATCGGGCTGGGGGCGTGAACTCGGCGAGGGTGCGATTGCCGAATACACCCAGACGAAGTCCGTCAATATCGCGCTCTAG